The Streptomyces sp. Je 1-332 genome has a window encoding:
- a CDS encoding YggT family protein, with product MSVVWQVLYIALMCFLIVLIFRLVMDYVFQFARSWQPGKAMVVILEATYTVTDPPLKLLRRFIPPLRLGGVALDLSFFVLMIIVYILITVVRSVSV from the coding sequence ATGAGCGTGGTCTGGCAGGTGCTTTACATCGCGCTGATGTGCTTCCTCATCGTGCTGATCTTCCGGTTGGTCATGGACTACGTCTTCCAGTTCGCCCGCTCATGGCAACCCGGCAAGGCGATGGTGGTCATTTTGGAGGCCACCTACACTGTCACTGATCCACCGCTCAAGCTTCTGCGGCGGTTCATTCCGCCGCTGCGTCTCGGGGGCGTGGCGCTCGACCTGTCCTTCTTCGTACTGATGATCATCGTCTACATCCTGATCACCGTCGTCAGGTCGGTGTCTGTGTGA
- the sepF gene encoding cell division protein SepF: protein MAGAMRKMAVYLGLVEDDGYDGPGFDPDDEFEPEPEPERDRRRHEPPHQSHQSRQAHVSDRDESVRVVQPPAQREPVAHSASLAAESGRPARIAPVASITPERQSLEKNAPVIMPKVVSEREPYRITTLHPRTYNEARTIGEHFREGTPVIMNLTEMDDTDAKRLVDFAAGLVFGLHGSIERVTQKVFLLSPANVDVTAEDKARIAEGGFFNQS, encoded by the coding sequence ATGGCCGGCGCGATGCGCAAGATGGCGGTCTACCTCGGCCTCGTGGAGGACGATGGGTACGACGGTCCGGGGTTCGACCCCGATGACGAGTTCGAACCCGAGCCGGAGCCCGAGCGGGACCGCAGGCGGCATGAACCGCCACACCAGTCGCACCAGTCCCGTCAGGCACACGTGTCAGATCGGGACGAATCGGTACGAGTGGTACAGCCCCCCGCACAGCGTGAACCGGTCGCCCATTCCGCTTCGCTGGCCGCGGAATCCGGACGTCCGGCACGAATCGCCCCCGTGGCATCCATCACACCTGAACGCCAGAGCCTGGAGAAGAACGCACCGGTGATCATGCCCAAGGTCGTGTCCGAGCGGGAGCCCTACCGCATCACCACGCTGCACCCGCGGACGTACAACGAGGCCCGTACCATCGGGGAACACTTCCGCGAGGGCACCCCGGTGATCATGAATCTGACCGAGATGGACGACACCGATGCGAAGCGACTTGTCGACTTTGCCGCCGGTCTGGTCTTCGGCCTCCATGGCAGCATTGAACGAGTGACGCAGAAGGTGTTCCTGTTGTCGCCTGCTAACGTCGATGTAACGGCGGAGGACAAGGCTCGCATCGCAGAGGGCGGGTTCTTCAACCAGAGCTGA
- a CDS encoding YggS family pyridoxal phosphate-dependent enzyme, producing MTDRKSQLAANLAQVEERIAAACAAAGRKREEVTLIVVTKTYPASDVRILSELGVRHVAENRDQDAAPKAADCSDLPLAWHFVGQLQTNKVRSVVGYADVVQSVDRPKLVTALSAGAVRAERQIGCLIQVALDAEENGRGERGGVGPGGIEELAGLVAGAPGLRLDGLMTVAPLTGPYAGRQQAAFERLMEFSTLMRAAHPAANMVSAGMSADLEQAVAAGATHVRVGTAVLGVRPGLG from the coding sequence ATGACGGACCGTAAGTCTCAACTCGCCGCAAATCTGGCGCAGGTCGAGGAGCGCATCGCCGCGGCGTGCGCGGCGGCCGGGCGCAAGCGGGAAGAGGTGACCCTGATCGTGGTCACCAAGACCTATCCCGCGAGCGATGTGCGGATCCTCTCGGAGCTCGGGGTGCGCCATGTCGCCGAGAACCGTGACCAGGACGCGGCCCCCAAGGCCGCCGACTGCTCGGACCTTCCCCTTGCCTGGCACTTCGTCGGCCAGTTGCAGACCAACAAGGTCCGTTCCGTGGTCGGTTATGCCGATGTGGTCCAGTCCGTGGACCGTCCCAAGCTCGTCACCGCCCTGTCGGCCGGTGCGGTGCGGGCCGAGCGGCAGATCGGCTGTCTGATCCAGGTCGCCCTCGACGCCGAGGAGAACGGGCGGGGCGAGCGCGGGGGTGTGGGCCCCGGTGGCATCGAGGAGTTGGCCGGACTCGTGGCAGGGGCTCCGGGGCTGCGTCTCGACGGTCTGATGACCGTGGCGCCGCTCACCGGTCCGTACGCGGGGCGGCAACAGGCGGCGTTCGAGCGGCTGATGGAATTCTCAACCCTCATGCGCGCGGCTCATCCGGCTGCGAACATGGTGTCGGCAGGGATGAGTGCGGACCTCGAACAGGCCGTGGCGGCCGGAGCGACACATGTGCGCGTCGGTACGGCGGTACTCGGAGTCCGACCCGGGCTCGGGTAA
- the pgeF gene encoding peptidoglycan editing factor PgeF gives MISRHSTVSGAHFAFTDRWGGVSAVPYEELNLGGAVGDDPRAVRDNRALAATSLAIAPERVVWMNQVHGPDVAVVDGPWGAETEIPAVDAVVTARRGLALAVLTADCTPVLLADPVAKVAAAAHAGRPGMLAGVVPAAVEAMGKLGADPARVVARTGPAVCGRCYEVPEPMRADAAAIEPAAYAETSWGTPAVDVTAGVHAQLERLGVHDREQSPVCTLESGDHFSYRRDRTTGRLAGYVWLD, from the coding sequence GTGATAAGCCGGCACAGCACCGTGAGCGGCGCGCACTTCGCCTTCACCGACAGGTGGGGCGGGGTGAGCGCCGTTCCGTACGAAGAGCTCAACCTCGGCGGCGCGGTCGGCGACGACCCGCGCGCCGTGCGCGACAACCGCGCGCTGGCCGCCACGTCGCTCGCCATCGCACCCGAGCGGGTCGTCTGGATGAACCAGGTCCACGGCCCCGACGTCGCCGTGGTCGACGGACCCTGGGGCGCCGAGACCGAGATCCCGGCGGTCGACGCCGTGGTGACCGCCCGCCGTGGCCTCGCCCTGGCGGTCCTGACCGCGGACTGCACGCCCGTCCTGCTCGCCGACCCGGTCGCCAAGGTCGCGGCGGCGGCTCACGCGGGGCGGCCCGGCATGCTGGCGGGGGTCGTCCCCGCCGCCGTCGAGGCGATGGGGAAGCTGGGCGCTGACCCGGCCCGCGTCGTCGCCCGCACGGGGCCCGCCGTCTGCGGCCGCTGCTACGAGGTGCCGGAGCCAATGCGCGCGGACGCCGCCGCGATCGAGCCCGCGGCGTACGCCGAGACGAGCTGGGGCACGCCGGCGGTCGACGTGACCGCGGGGGTGCACGCCCAGCTGGAGCGGCTCGGGGTGCACGACCGCGAGCAGTCGCCGGTGTGCACCTTGGAATCCGGTGACCACTTCTCGTACCGCCGCGACCGGACCACCGGTCGTCTGGCGGGCTATGTCTGGCTGGACTGA
- the ftsZ gene encoding cell division protein FtsZ has translation MAAPQNYLAVIKVIGVGGGGVNAINRMIEVGLKGVEFIAINTDAQALLMSDADVKLDVGRELTRGLGAGANPAVGRKAAEDHREEIEEVLKGADMVFVTAGEGGGTGTGGAPVVANIARSLGALTIGVVTRPFTFEGRRRANQAEDGIAELREEVDTLIVIPNDRLLSISDRQVSVLDAFKSADQVLLSGVQGITDLITTPGLINLDFADVKSVMSEAGSALMGIGSARGDDRAVAAAEMAISSPLLEASIDGARGVLLSISGGSDLGLFEINEAAQLVSEAAHPEANIIFGAVIDDALGDEVRVTVIAAGFDGGQPPSKRDTVLSSASPSKQRDEQPSATSRPAESRSPYGGLGSVTSHEEKPAPEPVEVTPVNETPSAPVAPPQVPPARPYSDSQAEELDVPDFLK, from the coding sequence GTGGCAGCACCGCAGAACTACCTCGCAGTCATCAAAGTCATCGGTGTCGGCGGCGGTGGTGTCAATGCCATCAACCGGATGATCGAGGTCGGTCTCAAGGGCGTCGAGTTCATCGCCATCAACACCGACGCGCAAGCCCTGTTGATGAGCGACGCCGACGTCAAGCTCGACGTCGGCCGTGAACTCACCCGTGGCCTCGGCGCCGGAGCCAACCCGGCAGTCGGCCGCAAGGCGGCGGAGGACCACCGCGAGGAGATCGAGGAGGTCCTCAAGGGGGCCGACATGGTCTTCGTCACCGCCGGCGAAGGCGGTGGCACCGGCACCGGCGGCGCACCTGTCGTCGCCAACATCGCCCGCTCCCTGGGCGCCCTGACCATCGGCGTCGTGACCCGGCCGTTCACCTTCGAGGGCCGTCGTCGCGCCAACCAGGCCGAGGACGGGATCGCGGAGCTGCGCGAAGAGGTCGACACCCTCATCGTCATCCCCAACGACCGGCTCCTGTCCATCTCGGACCGTCAGGTCAGCGTTCTGGACGCCTTCAAGTCGGCGGACCAGGTCCTGCTCTCCGGTGTCCAGGGCATCACCGACCTCATCACGACCCCGGGTCTGATCAACCTCGACTTCGCCGACGTCAAGTCGGTCATGTCCGAGGCCGGTTCGGCGCTCATGGGCATCGGCTCGGCGCGCGGCGACGACCGCGCGGTGGCCGCCGCGGAGATGGCGATCTCCTCGCCGCTCCTGGAGGCGTCCATCGACGGAGCGCGGGGCGTCCTGCTCTCCATCTCCGGCGGCTCCGACCTCGGGCTCTTCGAGATCAACGAAGCGGCCCAACTGGTCAGCGAGGCGGCCCACCCCGAGGCCAACATCATCTTCGGCGCCGTCATCGACGACGCCCTGGGCGACGAGGTCAGGGTCACCGTCATCGCGGCGGGCTTCGACGGCGGTCAGCCGCCGTCCAAGCGCGACACCGTCCTCAGCTCGGCCTCGCCGTCCAAGCAGCGCGACGAGCAGCCGTCGGCCACGAGCCGCCCCGCCGAGTCCCGTTCGCCGTACGGCGGCCTCGGCAGCGTCACGTCGCACGAGGAGAAGCCGGCTCCGGAGCCGGTCGAGGTGACTCCGGTCAACGAGACCCCGTCCGCGCCCGTGGCCCCGCCGCAGGTTCCGCCGGCCCGTCCGTACTCGGACAGCCAGGCCGAAGAGCTGGACGTGCCGGACTTCCTGAAGTGA
- a CDS encoding FtsQ-type POTRA domain-containing protein, with translation MAGPTTAERQKLASGPPRPPRPRALKPRARNLILSLIALVLLGAGGVWLLYGSPWLRVERVTTSGTRILTPQAVHEAAAAPIGAPLISVDTGALEDRLRKKLPRIDSVDVVRSWPHGIGLNVTERKPVLLIEKGGKFVEVDAKGVRFATVGHAPKGVPLLELRPDQENAAASLRRFDSHRLRREAVQVAGALPAAVARDTRAVKVRSYDSISLELNGGRTVAWGSSERGHTKASTLTALMKAAPKARHFDVSVPTAPASSAS, from the coding sequence GTGGCCGGACCGACCACCGCCGAACGGCAGAAGCTCGCCTCCGGCCCGCCCCGCCCCCCGCGGCCCCGCGCGCTCAAGCCGCGGGCGCGCAACCTGATCCTCTCGCTGATCGCGCTCGTCCTGCTCGGCGCGGGAGGAGTCTGGCTGCTCTACGGCTCTCCGTGGCTGCGCGTGGAGCGTGTGACGACTTCCGGGACGCGGATTCTGACGCCCCAGGCGGTGCACGAAGCGGCCGCGGCCCCGATCGGTGCGCCCCTGATTTCGGTCGACACCGGCGCTCTTGAGGACCGGCTGCGCAAGAAACTGCCGCGTATCGACTCGGTCGACGTCGTCCGTTCCTGGCCGCACGGAATCGGTCTGAATGTGACCGAACGCAAGCCGGTTCTCCTTATCGAAAAGGGCGGAAAGTTCGTCGAAGTGGACGCGAAGGGCGTGCGATTCGCCACGGTCGGACACGCGCCGAAGGGTGTTCCGCTCCTGGAATTGAGGCCGGATCAGGAGAACGCGGCGGCGAGTCTGCGCCGTTTCGACTCCCACCGGCTGCGGCGCGAGGCGGTACAGGTCGCGGGCGCGCTGCCCGCGGCCGTGGCGCGCGATACACGGGCCGTCAAGGTCCGTTCGTACGACTCGATCTCGCTGGAGTTGAACGGCGGACGCACCGTAGCGTGGGGCAGCAGCGAGAGGGGTCACACGAAGGCAAGCACACTCACCGCCCTGATGAAAGCCGCCCCCAAGGCACGGCACTTCGATGTGAGTGTCCCCACCGCCCCTGCCTCGTCGGCGAGTTGA
- the murG gene encoding undecaprenyldiphospho-muramoylpentapeptide beta-N-acetylglucosaminyltransferase produces the protein MHVVLAGGGTAGHIEPALALADALRRQDPTVGITALGTERGLETRLVPERGYELALIPAVPLPRKPTPELITVPGRLRGTIKAAEQILERTKADCVVGFGGYVALPGYLAAKRTGTPIVVHEANARPGLANKIGSRYAAGVAVATPDSKLRNSRYIGIPLRHTIATLDRARVRPEARAAFGLDPNLPTLLVSGGSQGARRLNEVVQQVAPVLQRAGIQILHAVGPKNEMPYVENMPGMPPYIPVPYVDRMDLAYAAADMMLCRAGAMTVAELSAVGLPAAYVPLPIGNGEQRLNAQPVVKAGGGLLVDDAELTPEWVQGNVLPVLADPHRLYEMSRAASEFGRRDADDLLVGMVYEAIASRRNG, from the coding sequence GTGCATGTCGTACTCGCCGGTGGGGGGACCGCCGGCCACATCGAGCCCGCGCTCGCCCTCGCGGACGCCCTGCGGAGGCAGGACCCGACCGTGGGCATCACGGCCCTGGGCACGGAGCGCGGACTCGAAACGCGGCTGGTACCCGAGCGGGGCTACGAACTCGCGCTGATCCCGGCCGTTCCGCTGCCGCGCAAGCCCACCCCTGAGCTGATCACCGTCCCGGGGCGGCTGCGCGGCACGATCAAGGCGGCCGAGCAGATCCTGGAGCGCACGAAGGCTGACTGCGTGGTCGGCTTCGGCGGCTACGTCGCGCTGCCGGGGTACCTCGCGGCCAAGCGGACGGGCACGCCGATCGTCGTGCACGAGGCCAACGCGCGCCCCGGCCTCGCCAACAAGATCGGTTCGCGGTACGCCGCCGGGGTGGCCGTCGCCACGCCCGACAGCAAGCTGCGCAACTCCCGCTACATCGGCATCCCGCTGCGCCACACCATCGCCACGCTCGACAGGGCCCGGGTCCGCCCGGAGGCGCGCGCCGCCTTCGGCCTCGACCCGAACCTCCCGACGCTCCTGGTCTCCGGTGGCTCGCAGGGCGCACGGCGGCTCAACGAGGTCGTCCAGCAGGTCGCTCCGGTCCTCCAGCGCGCCGGGATCCAGATCCTGCACGCGGTCGGCCCGAAGAACGAAATGCCGTACGTCGAGAACATGCCCGGTATGCCGCCCTACATCCCGGTACCGTACGTGGACCGGATGGACCTCGCGTACGCCGCGGCGGACATGATGCTCTGCCGTGCGGGCGCGATGACCGTCGCCGAACTCTCCGCCGTCGGGCTTCCGGCCGCGTACGTCCCGCTGCCCATCGGCAACGGCGAACAGCGGCTGAACGCCCAGCCGGTGGTCAAGGCCGGCGGTGGACTCCTCGTGGATGACGCCGAACTGACGCCCGAGTGGGTGCAGGGCAACGTGCTCCCGGTGCTTGCCGATCCGCACCGGCTGTACGAGATGTCCCGTGCGGCCTCGGAGTTCGGCCGCAGGGACGCCGACGACCTCCTCGTCGGCATGGTGTACGAGGCGATCGCGTCGCGCCGCAACGGGTGA
- the ftsW gene encoding putative lipid II flippase FtsW: MAGSSGRAPTRLAKRPAPIRSAGAPRPPRENPVRRSYTRAKRAWDRPLTAYYLIFGSSLLITVLGLVMVYSASMIQALQLDLPAAYFFRKQFVAAVLGSILLLVAMRMPIKLHRALAYPILAVTVFLMVLVQIPGIGRSVNGNQNWIYLGGPFQLQPSEFAKLALVLWGADLLARKHDKRLLTQWKHMLVPLVPVAFMLLGLIMLGGDMGTAIILTAILFGLLWLAGAPTRLFAGVLSVAALLGVILIKTSPNRMARLACIGATDPGPGDQCWQAVHGIYALASGGFFGSGLGASVEKWGQLPEPHTDFIFAITGEELGLAGTLSVLALFAALGYAGIRVAGRTEDPFVRYAAGGVTTWITAQAVINVGAVLGLLPIAGVPLPLFSYGGSALLPTMFAIGLLIAFAREEPAAKAALAMRQPRVRWNTMRRRVKARSSGER, from the coding sequence ATGGCCGGCAGTAGCGGGCGCGCGCCCACGCGGCTCGCCAAGCGGCCCGCACCGATCCGTTCCGCGGGTGCACCCCGCCCCCCGCGGGAGAACCCGGTACGGCGGTCCTACACCCGCGCCAAGCGGGCCTGGGACCGGCCGCTGACCGCGTACTACCTCATCTTCGGCAGCAGCCTGCTGATCACCGTGCTCGGCCTGGTGATGGTCTACTCCGCGTCGATGATCCAGGCGCTGCAGCTCGACCTGCCCGCCGCGTACTTCTTCCGCAAGCAGTTCGTCGCGGCCGTGCTGGGCTCGATCCTGCTGCTCGTGGCCATGCGGATGCCCATCAAGCTGCACCGGGCGCTCGCCTATCCCATCCTCGCGGTGACCGTCTTCCTGATGGTGCTCGTGCAGATCCCCGGGATAGGGCGCAGCGTCAACGGCAACCAGAACTGGATCTATCTGGGCGGCCCGTTCCAGCTCCAGCCCAGTGAGTTCGCCAAGCTCGCCCTCGTCCTGTGGGGCGCCGACCTGCTGGCCCGCAAACACGACAAGCGGCTCCTCACCCAGTGGAAGCACATGCTGGTGCCGCTCGTCCCGGTCGCCTTCATGCTGCTCGGTCTGATCATGCTGGGCGGCGACATGGGCACGGCGATCATTCTCACGGCGATCCTTTTCGGCCTGCTCTGGCTCGCGGGGGCGCCCACGCGGCTCTTCGCGGGGGTGCTCTCGGTCGCGGCCCTGCTCGGCGTGATCCTCATCAAGACCAGCCCCAACCGCATGGCGCGGCTCGCCTGCATCGGCGCCACGGACCCCGGCCCCGGCGACCAGTGCTGGCAGGCCGTGCACGGGATCTATGCCCTCGCCTCCGGCGGATTCTTCGGTTCCGGCCTCGGCGCGAGTGTGGAAAAATGGGGTCAACTGCCGGAACCGCACACCGACTTCATCTTCGCCATCACCGGGGAGGAACTCGGCCTTGCGGGGACACTGTCGGTGCTCGCCCTGTTCGCGGCTCTAGGCTATGCGGGTATCCGCGTGGCCGGACGCACGGAGGACCCCTTCGTACGGTATGCCGCGGGAGGCGTGACCACCTGGATCACGGCGCAGGCCGTGATCAACGTCGGTGCGGTGCTCGGTCTGCTGCCGATCGCCGGTGTCCCGCTCCCGCTGTTCTCCTACGGGGGTTCGGCCCTGTTGCCGACCATGTTCGCCATCGGACTCCTCATCGCCTTCGCGCGGGAGGAACCGGCGGCAAAGGCGGCCCTGGCCATGCGGCAACCTCGGGTGAGATGGAACACGATGAGACGGCGCGTCAAGGCGCGTTCGTCCGGAGAGCGGTGA
- the murD gene encoding UDP-N-acetylmuramoyl-L-alanine--D-glutamate ligase, which translates to MGSQEVTSWQGKNVTVAGLGVSGIPAARVLHGLGAVVTVVNDGDDERSRTQADELRSEGISVRLGDGATLPEGTELVVTTPGWQPDKPLFAAAAAAGVEVWGDVELAWRLRGPDAAPWLAVTGTNGKTTTVRMLASILEAAGLRTAAVGNIGVSLLDVVTGDEPYDVLAVELSSYQLHWAPSLCAHSATVLNLAPDHLDWHGSMEAYAADKGRIYEGNQVACVYNVADKATEDLVREADVEEGCRAIGFTLNAPAPSQLGVVDGILVDRAFVPDRQKQAQELAEISDVQPPAPHNIANALAAAALARAYGVPATAVRDGLRAFRPDAHRIEHVADVAEVAYVDDSKATNTHAAEASLAAYESIVWIAGGLAKGATFDELVTKSAKRLRGVVLIGADRALIREALARHAPEVPVVDLERTDTGAMSEAVRQAARLAEPGDTVLMAPACASMDMFTNYNKRGDAFADAVRELGASA; encoded by the coding sequence ATGGGCAGCCAAGAAGTGACCAGCTGGCAGGGGAAGAACGTCACCGTCGCCGGGCTCGGCGTCTCCGGGATCCCGGCGGCCCGCGTGCTGCACGGCCTGGGCGCCGTCGTCACGGTCGTCAACGACGGCGACGACGAACGCTCCCGTACGCAGGCCGACGAGCTGAGGTCCGAGGGCATCAGTGTCCGCCTCGGTGACGGGGCCACCCTGCCCGAAGGCACCGAACTCGTCGTCACCACGCCCGGCTGGCAGCCGGACAAGCCGCTCTTCGCGGCAGCGGCCGCCGCCGGCGTCGAGGTGTGGGGCGACGTCGAGCTGGCCTGGCGCCTGCGCGGCCCCGATGCCGCTCCCTGGCTCGCGGTCACCGGCACGAACGGCAAGACCACGACCGTACGGATGCTGGCCTCGATCCTGGAGGCGGCCGGTCTGCGCACCGCAGCCGTCGGCAACATCGGGGTCTCACTCCTCGACGTCGTCACCGGCGACGAGCCGTACGACGTACTCGCCGTCGAGCTGTCCTCGTACCAGCTGCACTGGGCGCCCTCGCTGTGCGCCCACTCGGCGACCGTCCTGAACCTCGCGCCCGACCACCTGGACTGGCACGGCTCCATGGAGGCGTACGCCGCCGACAAGGGCCGGATCTACGAGGGCAATCAGGTCGCCTGCGTCTACAACGTCGCCGACAAGGCGACGGAGGACCTCGTCCGCGAGGCCGACGTCGAAGAGGGCTGCCGCGCCATCGGTTTCACGCTGAACGCGCCCGCGCCCTCGCAACTGGGCGTCGTGGACGGCATTCTGGTCGACCGTGCCTTCGTGCCGGACCGCCAGAAGCAGGCGCAGGAGCTCGCCGAGATCTCCGACGTGCAGCCGCCCGCGCCGCACAACATCGCCAACGCCCTGGCCGCGGCGGCTCTCGCACGCGCCTACGGCGTCCCGGCGACAGCCGTACGCGACGGACTGCGCGCCTTCCGCCCCGACGCCCACCGCATCGAACACGTCGCCGACGTGGCCGAGGTGGCGTACGTCGACGACTCCAAGGCCACCAACACCCACGCCGCGGAAGCCTCGTTGGCCGCGTACGAATCGATCGTCTGGATCGCGGGCGGGCTCGCCAAGGGCGCCACCTTCGACGAGCTTGTCACCAAGTCGGCCAAGCGGCTGCGGGGTGTTGTCCTGATCGGCGCCGACCGCGCGCTGATCCGCGAAGCCCTCGCGCGACACGCCCCCGAGGTCCCGGTCGTCGACCTCGAACGGACCGACACTGGGGCGATGTCCGAGGCGGTACGGCAGGCGGCGCGGCTCGCCGAGCCGGGGGACACCGTACTGATGGCTCCGGCCTGTGCGTCGATGGACATGTTCACCAACTACAACAAGCGTGGTGACGCGTTCGCGGACGCGGTCCGCGAACTCGGCGCGAGCGCCTGA